Genomic window (Candidatus Wallbacteria bacterium):
AAAAGGTCCTCTACTATGCCGATCTTTGCCGAGTCGAGAGCGTAATAAGTCCCTATCTGGAGACACTGCTTTGAAAAAGGAAATCAAAAATATTCAGGCTTCAATCAATAGAAGGCTTTCAAACCTATCAGTTGAAACAAATAGACCCTTTAACGATCTGCTGAGAAATTACGGAATAGAGCGCTTCTTATACAGACTCTCAGCTTCCCCTCATAGAGATTGTTTTGTACTGAAAGGGGCACTGATGCTTCAGATCTGGAAACTCGGTCCGACCAGGCCGACGATGGACATTGATCTGCTAGGTAGGACTGACAATACTCTTGAGAATATCATGACAATGATAAAGGAAATCTGTTCGAGCCCTGTGGAACCGGATGGACTGGATTTCGACAGCAACAGCGTCACGGTTGAGAACATCACAGCAAACATGGAATACGTTGGTGTCAGAGTAAAGCTGCTCGCCAGATTGAGCAATGTGCGAATTCACATGCAGATTGACATCGGCTTTGGTGATAAGATTATTCCCTGCGATCAAATGATCGACTACCCCACACTTCTGGATTTCCCGGCACCCAGAATCCATGGTTATTCCAGAGAAAGCGCTATTGCCGAGAAATTTCATGCCATGGTGCAGCATGGCAGGCTGAACAGCAGGATGAAGGATTTTTACGATATCTGGTTCCTGACGCAAAACTTGGACTTTGAACTATCCATCATATCCACAGCCATCAGAACTGTTTTTGAAAGTCGGGATACCAGAGCTCCCTTGAGTTCAACTGATTTACTGAGGATGCTTGCTGGAGATCCAGTGAAATCAGCTCAATGGAAAGGTTTCATCAACAATATTTTCTTTCAGGATTTAAAAATCGGATTCCCGGAAATCGCGGAGATGCTGATTATATTTTTTAATCCAGTTCTGGAAGCCATACACAGTGGTAATTCCAGCTATACTACCTGGAAACATCCAGGGCCATGGCTCTGAGAGATCATGGCAGAAAACAATGATCTCTCTTTCTGGCTGAACAGGCTTGTGGAAATCGAGCAGAATATCTCAAATTTGATCGAAGAAAAAAACAAGGTCAGACTGGAGATAGCCAGACTTAAAGAAAAGCCAGTTATTCTTCCCACAATTCTTGGGAAACCCGCATCTGACAAAGTTCCGGAAACTCCGGATGAAAAGATTGCTTTATTCCTCAAACTTTTCCGATGTCGCGAAGACATCTACCCTAAGTATTGGGAAAATCAGTCAAAAGGAACAAAAGGTTATTCTCCGGTCTGCAGGAATGAATGGGTAAAAGCG
Coding sequences:
- a CDS encoding nucleotidyl transferase AbiEii/AbiGii toxin family protein; this encodes MKKEIKNIQASINRRLSNLSVETNRPFNDLLRNYGIERFLYRLSASPHRDCFVLKGALMLQIWKLGPTRPTMDIDLLGRTDNTLENIMTMIKEICSSPVEPDGLDFDSNSVTVENITANMEYVGVRVKLLARLSNVRIHMQIDIGFGDKIIPCDQMIDYPTLLDFPAPRIHGYSRESAIAEKFHAMVQHGRLNSRMKDFYDIWFLTQNLDFELSIISTAIRTVFESRDTRAPLSSTDLLRMLAGDPVKSAQWKGFINNIFFQDLKIGFPEIAEMLIIFFNPVLEAIHSGNSSYTTWKHPGPWL